One Setaria viridis chromosome 3, Setaria_viridis_v4.0, whole genome shotgun sequence DNA window includes the following coding sequences:
- the LOC117848194 gene encoding uncharacterized protein codes for MFLLSPQQPPSSHLCKSQADTRSSSIYSSLLLPCALLSLLPLPFPSRPRLSSHLSSSQGHCVLHVAAAAVAMQDHVSAYMHRSGDQQGAPSSCDLAAVDDVPANGHKPGKAVTASVYRAKIAGHSRVVTVSWSRDLLSHAFAVAISGADGASAECRVELRPWQFWRRAGSRRVELCGGASTAPATVRVLWDLRRARFGAGIPEPRSGYYVALEAAGEVVLVHGDMRRDALRRAACAAAEAEAVPVARREHVFGRRRFAAKARFHDQGDVHDIAIECGGGGGGEGGDAADMEMSIAIDGEEAVQVKHLQWKFRGNQSVTFSRAKVEVYWDVHDWLFSAGTRPALFIFRPIVLSSASAPAAVAAGMLDGTVATAGFCLYLYAWKLD; via the coding sequence ATGTTCCTTCTCTCGCCGCAACAACCTCCTTCCTCCCATCTCTGCAAGAGCCAAGCAGACACCAGAAGCAGTAGTATATattcctctcttcttctcccctgcgccctcctctctctccttccacTTCCTTTTCCTTCCCGTCCTCGACTCTCCTCTCATCTCTCTAGCTCGCAAGGACACTGCGTGCTACATGTCGCTGCCGCGGCTGTAGCCATGCAGGACCACGTGTCGGCCTACATGCACCGGAGCGGCGACCAGCAAGGGGCGCCGTCGTCctgcgacctcgccgccgtcgacgacgtCCCGGCCAACGGGCACAAGCCCGGCAAGGCCGTCACCGCCTCCGTCTACCGCGCCAAGATCGCGGGCCACTCGCGGGTCGTCACCGTGTCCTGGTCCCGCGACCTCCTCTCGCACGCCTTCGCCGTCGCCATCTCCGGGGCCGACGGCGCCTCCGCGGAGTGCAGGGTCGAGCTCCGGCCGTGGCAGTTCTGGCGGCGCGCCGGGTCGCGCCGCGTCGAGCTCTGCGGCGGCGCTTCCACGGCCCCGGCGACGGTGCGCGTGCTCTGGGACCTCCGCCGCGCGCGGTTCGGGGCCGGGATCCCGGAGCCCCGGAGCGGGTACTACGTCGCCCtggaggccgccggcgaggtggtcCTGGTCCATGGCGACATGCGGCGGGACGCGCTCCGGCGCgcggcgtgcgccgccgcggaggccgaggccgtCCCCGTGGCGCGGCGGGAGCACGtgttcgggcggcggcggttcgcGGCCAAGGCGCGGTTCCACGACCAGGGCGACGTGCACGACATCGCCATcgagtgcggcggcggcggtggcggagagggCGGGGACGCCGCCGACATGGAGATGAGCATCGCcatcgacggcgaggaggcggtgcagGTGAAGCACCTGCAGTGGAAGTTCCGGGGCAACCAGTCGGTCACCTTCAGCCGGGCCAAGGTGGAGGTCTACTGGGACGTGCACGACTGGCTCTTCAGCGCCGGCACGCGGCCGGCGCTCTTCATCTTCCGGCCGATCGTGCTGTCCagcgcgtcggcgccggcggcggtggcggcggggatgcTCGACGGGACGGTGGCCACCGCCGGCTTCTGCTTGTACCTCTACGCGTGGAAGCTCGACTGA
- the LOC117846913 gene encoding cysteine protease XCP2 — translation MGKLSIAAVLLCAAGAWLLAEARPHGDDMENDFYSIVGYSPEDLGSHDRLIKLFEEWVAKYRKAYASFEEKLKRFEVFKENLKHIDEINREVSSYWLGLNEFADLTHDEFKAAYLGLSHQRPSRTSNSGGGGFRYGGVSRGDVPKEVDWRKKGAVTEVKNQGQCGSCWAFSTVAAVEGINQIVTGNLTSLSEQELIDCSTDGNNGCNGGMMDYAFSYIAGSGGLHTEEAYPYLMEEGDCDQKAGDEKVVTISGYEDVPANDEQALVTALAHQPISVAIEASGRHFQFYKGGVFDGPCGAELDHGVAAVGYGTSKGQDYIIVKNSWGPHWGEKGYIRMKRGTGKPEGLCGINKMASYPTKGQ, via the exons ATGGGCAAGCtctccatcgccgccgtcctcctgtgcgccgccggcgcgtggcTGCTGGCGGAGGCCCGCCCCCACGGCGACGACATGGAAAATGACTTCTACTCCATCGTGGGGTACTCGCCGGAGGACCTCGGCAGCCATGACCGGCTGATCAAGCTGTTCGAGGAGTGGGTTGCCAAGTACCGCAAGGCGTACGCGAGCTTCGAGGAGAAGCTGAAGCGGTTCGAGGTGTTCAAGGAGAACCTGAAGCACATCGACGAGATTAACAGGGAGGTGAGCAGCTACTGGCTGGGGCTGAACGAGTTCGCCGACCTGACCCACGACGAGTTCAAGGCCGCCTACCTCGGGCTCAGCCACCAGCGGCCGAGCAGGACCTccaactccggcggcggcggcttccggtACGGCGGCGTGAGCCGCGGCGACGTGCCGAAGGAGGTGGACTGGCGCAAGAAGGGCGCGGTGACGGAGGTGAAGAACCAGGGGCAGTGCGGCAGCTGCTGGGCCTTCtcaacggtggcggcggtggaggggatCAACCAGATCGTGACGGGGAACCTGACGTCGCTGTCGGAGCAGGAGCTGATCGACTGCAGCACGGACGGGAACAACGGCTGCAACGGCGGCATGATGGACTACGCCTTCTCCTAcatcgccggcagcggcggcctgcACACGGAGGAGGCCTACCCGTACCTCATGGAGGAGGGCGACTGCGACCAGAAGGCCGGCGACGAGAAGGTCGTCACCATCTCCGGGTACGAGGACGTGCCGGCCAACGACGAGCAGGCGCTCGTCACGGCCCTGGCCCACCAGCCCATCAGCGTCGCCATCGAGGCGTCCGGCAGGCACTTCCAGTTCTACAAAGGG GGCGTGTTCGATGGTCCGTGCGGCGCGGAGCTGGAtcacggcgtggcggcggtgggctACGGCACCAGCAAGGGCCAGGACTACATCATCGTCAAGAACTCGTGGGGCCCGCACTGGGGTGAGAAGGGGTACATCCGCATGAAGAGGGGCACCGGCAAGCCAGAGGGCCTCTGCGGCATCAACAAGATGGCGTCCTACCCAACCAAGGGCCAGTAG
- the LOC117849795 gene encoding uncharacterized protein isoform X1 yields MPRPGAMAAAAALLPSSSSQLLRLPRRFLSLTATPYPLYYDLIVHRPADPKPPRSSSDAGGDRQPQSAPDEQTLDRAKRRYLRKRRSRLLPDPDAGAKPSSSSSSEFVELRPEVVDFPRLHAREEALYFHDTFAMPWEKDKHYRMLYRLEKKYFPHQSLDNAFVPADAGPTSDADRGLVFFDDEKKEDDGEDRVVDKKDGDNDKGEVLERKVEDFFRSLRKGPGEAEAKAKRPAAARAEPRQVKREVPREEERPQPYLVTRTTELPPRWDGPGGTVVLIDKPKGWTSFTVCGKLRRLVKVKKVGHAGTLDPMATGLLIVCVGKATKIVDCYQGMVKGYSGVFRLGEATSTWDADSPVIQREPWEHIKDGDIRKAAASFKGEIWQVPPMFSAIKVGGEKMYDKARRGETVELSPRRISIYQFDIERSLEDRQNLIFRVTCSKGTYIRSLCADLGKALGSCAHLTALRRDSIGEYKVNDAWNFDELEEQINKGYL; encoded by the exons ATGCCTCGACCGggagccatggcggcggcggcggcgctgctgccaTCCTCCTCGTCGCAGCTGCTCCGTCTCCCACGCCGCTTCCTCTCGCTCACCGCGACTCCCTACCCGCTCTACTACGATCTCATCGTCCAccgccccgccgaccccaagcCCCCCAGATCCTcctccgacgccggcggcgaccgccaGCCGCAGTCCGCCCCAGACGAGCAGACGCTCGACCGGGCCAAGCGCCGGTACCTCCGCAAGCGCCGCAGCCGCCTCCTCCCGGACCCGGACGCCGGCGCCAagccctcctcgtcctcctcgtcggagTTCGTCGAGCTCCGGCCGGAGGTGGTGGACTTCCCGCGGCTCCACGCGCGCGAGGAGGCGCTCTACTTCCACGACACCTTCGCCATGCCGTGGGAGAAGGACAAGCACTACCGCATGCTCTACCGCCTCGAGAAGAAGTACTTCCCCCACCAGTCGCTGGACAACGCATTCGTCCCCGCCGACGCCGGGCCGACCTCCGACGCCGACAGGGGCCTCGTCTTCTTCGACGACGAGAAAAAGGAAGACGACGGAGAGGACCGGGTGGTCGATAAGAAGGACGGCGACAACGACAAAGGGGAGGTGCTGGAGAGGAAGGTGGAAGACTTCTTCAGGTCTCTGAGGAAGGGCCCCGGCGAAGCCGAGGCGAAGGCCAAGAGACCGGCGGCAGCGCGAGCGGAGCCGCGGCAGGTGAAGCGCGAGGTGCCAAGGGAGGAGGAACGGCCGCAGCCATATCTCGTGACCAGGACGACGGAGCTGCCACCGAGATGGGACGGGCCGGGCGGGACCGTCGTGCTCATCGACAAGCCCAAAG GATGGACTTCGTTTACTGTTTGTGGAAAGTTGCGGCGCTTAGTCAAAGTGAAAAAG GTTGGACATGCTGGTACTCTGGACCCCATGGCAACTGGATTGTTgattgtttgtgtaggaaaagCAACCAAAATAGTCGATTG CTACCAAGGAATGGTTAAAGGTTATAGCGGTGTTTTCCGACTTGGAGAAGCCACATCAACCTGGGATGCAGATTCACCA GTTATCCAGAGGGAACCATGGGAACACATCAAAGATGGAGATATTAGAAAGGCAGCAGCATCATTCAAGGGTGAGATATGGCAAGTTCCTCCGATGTTTTCTGCCATTAAG GTTGGCGGTGAAAAGATGTATGACAAAGCAAGGAGGGGTGAAACAGTAGAGCTTTCACCAAGACGTATATCAATATACCAGTTTGACATTGAGCGCAGTTTGGAAGACAG ACAGAATTTGATATTTCGAGTTACTTGCTCAAAAGGAACATATATTCGGTCCCTCTGTGCAGACTTAGGGAAAGCACTTGGCAG CTGTGCTCATTTAACTGCCTTGCGGAGAGACTCAATCG GTGAATACAAAGTCAATGATGCTTGGAACTTTGATGAACTGGAAGAACAAATTAACAAGGGATATTTATGA
- the LOC117849795 gene encoding uncharacterized protein isoform X2: protein MPRPGAMAAAAALLPSSSSQLLRLPRRFLSLTATPYPLYYDLIVHRPADPKPPRSSSDAGGDRQPQSAPDEQTLDRAKRRYLRKRRSRLLPDPDAGAKPSSSSSSEFVELRPEVVDFPRLHAREEALYFHDTFAMPWEKDKHYRMLYRLEKKYFPHQSLDNAFVPADAGPTSDADRGLVFFDDEKKEDDGEDRVVDKKDGDNDKGEVLERKVEDFFRSLRKGPGEAEAKAKRPAAARAEPRQVKREVPREEERPQPYLVTRTTELPPRWDGPGGTVVLIDKPKGWTSFTVCGKLRRLVKVKKVGHAGTLDPMATGLLIVCVGKATKIVDCYQGMVKGYSGVFRLGEATSTWDADSPVIQREPWEHIKDGDIRKAAASFKGEIWQVPPMFSAIKVGGEKMYDKARRGETVELSPRRISIYQFDIERSLEDRQNLIFRVTCSKGTYIRSLCADLGKALGSCAHLTALRRDSIGL from the exons ATGCCTCGACCGggagccatggcggcggcggcggcgctgctgccaTCCTCCTCGTCGCAGCTGCTCCGTCTCCCACGCCGCTTCCTCTCGCTCACCGCGACTCCCTACCCGCTCTACTACGATCTCATCGTCCAccgccccgccgaccccaagcCCCCCAGATCCTcctccgacgccggcggcgaccgccaGCCGCAGTCCGCCCCAGACGAGCAGACGCTCGACCGGGCCAAGCGCCGGTACCTCCGCAAGCGCCGCAGCCGCCTCCTCCCGGACCCGGACGCCGGCGCCAagccctcctcgtcctcctcgtcggagTTCGTCGAGCTCCGGCCGGAGGTGGTGGACTTCCCGCGGCTCCACGCGCGCGAGGAGGCGCTCTACTTCCACGACACCTTCGCCATGCCGTGGGAGAAGGACAAGCACTACCGCATGCTCTACCGCCTCGAGAAGAAGTACTTCCCCCACCAGTCGCTGGACAACGCATTCGTCCCCGCCGACGCCGGGCCGACCTCCGACGCCGACAGGGGCCTCGTCTTCTTCGACGACGAGAAAAAGGAAGACGACGGAGAGGACCGGGTGGTCGATAAGAAGGACGGCGACAACGACAAAGGGGAGGTGCTGGAGAGGAAGGTGGAAGACTTCTTCAGGTCTCTGAGGAAGGGCCCCGGCGAAGCCGAGGCGAAGGCCAAGAGACCGGCGGCAGCGCGAGCGGAGCCGCGGCAGGTGAAGCGCGAGGTGCCAAGGGAGGAGGAACGGCCGCAGCCATATCTCGTGACCAGGACGACGGAGCTGCCACCGAGATGGGACGGGCCGGGCGGGACCGTCGTGCTCATCGACAAGCCCAAAG GATGGACTTCGTTTACTGTTTGTGGAAAGTTGCGGCGCTTAGTCAAAGTGAAAAAG GTTGGACATGCTGGTACTCTGGACCCCATGGCAACTGGATTGTTgattgtttgtgtaggaaaagCAACCAAAATAGTCGATTG CTACCAAGGAATGGTTAAAGGTTATAGCGGTGTTTTCCGACTTGGAGAAGCCACATCAACCTGGGATGCAGATTCACCA GTTATCCAGAGGGAACCATGGGAACACATCAAAGATGGAGATATTAGAAAGGCAGCAGCATCATTCAAGGGTGAGATATGGCAAGTTCCTCCGATGTTTTCTGCCATTAAG GTTGGCGGTGAAAAGATGTATGACAAAGCAAGGAGGGGTGAAACAGTAGAGCTTTCACCAAGACGTATATCAATATACCAGTTTGACATTGAGCGCAGTTTGGAAGACAG ACAGAATTTGATATTTCGAGTTACTTGCTCAAAAGGAACATATATTCGGTCCCTCTGTGCAGACTTAGGGAAAGCACTTGGCAG CTGTGCTCATTTAACTGCCTTGCGGAGAGACTCAATCG GTTTGTAA
- the LOC117850944 gene encoding uncharacterized protein, protein MAKLTTLGRSVLRFPNESMRLVMVTIIGAVLGFFIGISFPSVSITKLHFPASFVSYIEDKNSGLTTQAILNHAWTSARNARGNGTEPTSNSSLKIYVPTNPKGAERLAPGIVVPESDFHLRRLWGEPSEDLPFKPKYLVTFTVGIAQKENINRAVKKFSDNFAILLFHYDGRVTEWDEFEWSKRAIHISVRKQTKWWYAKRFLHPDIVSAYEYIFIWDEDLGVEHFNAEEYIKLVKKHNLEISQPGLEPDRGLTWQMTKRRGDREVHKDTEERPGWCSDPHLPPCAAFVEIMAPVFSRDAWRCVWHMIQNDLVHGWGLDFALRKCVEPAHEKIGVVDSQWIVHQVVPSLGNQGQSENGKAPWEGVRARCRKEWGTFQTRMAEAEKAYYKMMGITPPNSTLV, encoded by the exons ATGGCGAAACTCACAACTCTTGGTCGTAG TGTCCTTAGATTTCCAAATGAAAGCATGAGGCTTGTTATGGTAACGATTATTGGAGCCGTCCTTGGCTTTTTCATTGGAATTTCATTCCCTTCTGTCAGCATAACAAAG CTTCACTTCCCAGCTAGTTTTGTTTCATACATTGAGGACAAAAACTCTGGGCTGACTACCCAAGCTATACTAAATCATGCTTGGACTTCTGCCAGAAATGCAAGGGGAAACGGTACCGAACCAACTTCAAACAGTAGTTTAAAG ATTTATGTCCCAACCAACCCCAAGGGTGCAGAGAGGCTAGCACCAGGTATTGTTGTACCAGAGTCTGACTTCCATCTGCGCAGGTTGTGGGGAGAGCCAAGTGAG GACCTGCCCTTCAAACCAAAGTACCTTGTTACCTTTACTGTTGGAATTGCGCAGAAGGAAAATATAAATAGAGCAGTGAAGAAG TTTTCTGACAATTTTGCAATTCTGTTATTCCACTATGATGGTCGGGTGACTGAGTGGGATGAATTCGAGTGGTCAAAGAGAGCCATCCATATAAGTGTCAGGAAACAAACTAAATG GTGGTATGCCAAGAGATTTCTGCATCCTGATATCGTGTCAGCTTATGAATACATATTCATCTGGGATGAGGACCTTGGGGTGGAGCATTTTAACGCAGAGGA GTACATCAAACTTGTTAAGAAGCATAATCTGGAAATCTCTCAGCCTGGATTAGAGCCTGATCGGGGTTTAACATGGCAGATGACCAAAAGAAGAGGTGACCGTGAGGTTCACAA GGATACAGAGGAGAGACCGGGCTGGTGCTCTGATCCTCATCTTCCACCTTGTGCCGC ATTTGTTGAAATAATGGCTCCTGTCTTTTCTAGAGATGCATGGAGATGTGTGTGGCATATGATTCAG AATGACTTGGTTCATGGTTGGGGCCTTGATTTTGCTCTCAGGAAATGTGTGGAG CCTGCTCATGAAAAGATTGGAGTTGTTGATTCACAGTGGATAGTTCACCAAGTGGTTCCTTCTCTTGGGAACCAG GGTCAGTCAGAAAACGGGAAAGCGCCGTGGGAAGGG GTGAGGGCGCGGTGCAGGAAGGAATGGGGCACGTTCCAGACGAggatggcggaggcggagaaggcGTATTACAAGATGATGGGCATCACCCCTCCAAACTCCACGCTCGTGTAG
- the LOC117847226 gene encoding general transcription and DNA repair factor IIH subunit TFB5: MVNAIKGLFISCDIPMAQFIINLNASMPPSERFIVHMLDPTHMFVQPHVAEMIRSKIGEFRDQNSYEKPQ; this comes from the exons ATGGTTAATGCAATCAAGGGGTTGTTCATCTCCTG TGATATACCTATGGCGCAGTTCATCATTAATCTGAATGCCTCGATGCCACCATCGGAGAGGTTCATCGTGCACATGCTTGATCCTACACACATGTTTGTTCAGCCTCATGTGGCAGAAATGATCAGAAGTAAGATAGGGGAGTTCAGGGACCAGAACAGCTATGAGAAGCCTCAGTGA
- the LOC117849687 gene encoding probable serine/threonine-protein kinase WNK2, with product MPSTPPEPETEPEFAEVDPTGRYGRYTEVLGKGAFKTVYKAFDQLEGLEVAWNQIKVGDLLRNNDDLERLRSEVRLLKTLRHKNIIKFYNSWLDRKNNNINFITEVFTSGTLRQYRIKHKKVDIRALKKWSRQILSGLVYLHSHDPPVIHRDLKCDNIFVNGNQGEVKIGDLGLATILDNARSAHSIIGTPEFMAPELYDEEYNELVDIYAFGMCLLELVTFEYPYCECSNAAQIYKKVSDGEKPGSLTKIDDPEVKLFIEKCIAKAPERLSAKELLMDPFLLDVSDEKIFYPLHPNINASDTAGSPKPSTSYRYDRVTSSGGCHERTGSMSDSHSNDNYGHDTVDPHASIGRSITVESQRKDLNTIFLKLRIADSTGHAQNIHFPFDIEADTSISVATEMVVQLDLTDQDVTAIAEMIDAEIRAHIPDWAAEESVDNQGDEGAHSETHSSEDDEGTSELRNEIDASQNGFFQEQLPSGRKYWSDSPRRDGEISQSVVGEPQISDNIANGIPKRNNVDDIVSAKDKDYQSFGSSIHPVEGIFERISSSVDLSNSSVVDSISRGASASSSPHLLDDELEYNCDQHLVASVTERLIGLLAQQEKELSALQRKHKADIEDMLKSVPAEDREETLTRCRLKMDEKIRGDKL from the exons ATGCCGTccacgccgccggagccggagacgGAGCCGGAGTTCGCCGAGGTCGACCCCACCGGCCGCTACGGGCGG TACACGGAGGTTCTTGGCAAGGGCGCCTTCAAGACGGT ATACAAAGCTTTCGATCAACTTGAAGGGCTAGAAGTTGCTTGGAACCAGATCAAAGTTGGTGATTTACTTCGAAACAATGATGATTTGGAGAGGTTGAGATCAGAAGTGCGGTTGCTCAAGACCCTCAGGCATAAAAACATAATAAAATTCTACAATTCATGGCTTGATAGAAAAAATAACAATATAAATTTCATCACCGAGGTCTTCACATCAGGAACGTTGCGCCA gtACCGCATTAAGCACAAGAAGGTAGACATTAGAGCTTTAAAGAAATGGTCAAGACAAATCTTGAGTGGTCTTGTCTACCTGCACAGCCACGACCCACCAGTAATCCATAGAGACTTAAAATGCGATAATATATTTGTAAATGGAAACCAAGGTGAGGTAAAGATTGGAGACCTTGGTTTAGCCACTATCCTGGATAATGCACGTTCAGCTCATAGTATTATTG GTACACCGGAATTCATGGCACCGGAACTCTATGATGAGGAATATAATGAGCTTGTAGATATTTATGCATTTGGGATGTGTTTACTGGAGCTTGTTACGTTTGAATATCCGTATTGTGAATGTTCGAATGCAGCACAGATATATAAGAAAGTATCCGAT GGTGAGAAGCCTGGTTCGTTGACTAAGATTGATGATCCTGAAGTGAAATTATTTATTGAGAAGTGCATTGCCAAAGCCCCTGAAAGACTCTCGGCAAAAGAACTTTTAATGGATCCTTTTCTCTTAGATGTTAGTGATGAAAAAATATTCTATCCACTGCATCCAAATATTAATGCATCAG ATACTGCTGGCAGTCCAAAGCCAAGCACAAGTTACAGATATGACAGAGTAACATCATCCGGGGGCTGCCATGAACGCACAG GTAGTATGTCAGATTCGCATTCTAATGACAACTATGGACATGACACTGTGGATCCACATGCGTCAATTGGTCGAAGTATCACAGTTGAGAGTCAACGGAAGGATTTGAATACAATATTTTTGAAGCTGCGCATTGCTGATTCAACAG GTCATGCCCAAAACATCCACTTCCCATTTGATATTGAAGCTGACACTTCAATCAGTGTTGCAACCGAGATGGTCGTGCAGCTGGATCTAACAGACCAAGACGTAACAGCTATTGCAGAAATGATAGATGCTGAGATACGTGCGCATATTCCTGATTGGGCAGCAGAGGAGTCAGTTGACAACCAAGGGGATGAAGGTGCTCATTCTGAGACCCATAGTTCAGAAGATGATGAGGGAACTTCTGAATTACGTAATGAGATTGATGCCTCACAAAACGGCTTTTTTCAAGAAcagcttccttctggacggaaGTACTGGTCGGACTCACCTAGGAGAGACGGTGAAATATCTCAATCAGTGGTGGGGGAGCCTCAAATTAGTGATAATATTGCCAATGGAATACCAAAGAGGAATAATGTAGATGACATTGTGAGCGCAAAAGATAAGGACTACCAATCCTTTGGCTCTTCCATCCACCCCGTGGAAGGTATCTTTGAACGAATATCGTCATCTGTGGACTTGTCCAACTCATCTGTGGTCGACAGCATTTCTAGAGGAGCTTCTGCCAGTAGCAGCCCTCACCTTTTAGATGACGAGCTGGAGTACAATTGTGATCAGCATCTGGTAGCAAGTGTTACTGAGAGGTTAATAGGCTTATTGGCTCAGCAGGAAAAAGAGCTCAGTGCACTGCAAAGGAAGCACAAGGCTGATATAGAGGACATGTTGAAAAGTGTACCTGCAGAGGACCGCGAAGAGACCTTAACTAGGTGCCGCTTGAAGATGGATGAGAAAATCAGAGGCGACAAACTTTAG